A window from Gopherus flavomarginatus isolate rGopFla2 chromosome 4, rGopFla2.mat.asm, whole genome shotgun sequence encodes these proteins:
- the LOC127049734 gene encoding protein CLN8-like, which yields MNLANDDATFSAIYDWDYVLWEVRLKLLAAGFFSYLGVFLLAHWLSSWISASYRTSSAKQKIFWNMNITRGLFAVQSCGAGLWALLIDPVFKADQVYAQQKWSWFHCLIAAGYFLFENVVFHVSNIVFRIFDVFNVVHHLFAFSGLLGLIINIKSGHYLPLMGLLLEMNNPSYCISSILARIGCAHTLFWKANQWVNIHMLHCRMVLIYHMWWVCISHWNDVVENLGLLYFIVFFMGLSTLTLILNPYWTFKTTQRLFGPVERKFPNTAMKNASCEHLNSEAFQKKRI from the exons ATGAATCTTGCAAATGATGATGCAACGTTCAGTGCCATTTATGACTGGGACTATGTTCTGTGGGAAGTTCGTTTGAAGTTACTAGCAGCTGGTTTTTTCAGCTACCTGGGAGTATTTCTTCTAGCTCACTGGCTGTCCTCATGGATCAGTGCCAGTTATCGCACTTCATCAGCAAAGCAGAAGATCTTCTGGAATATGAATATCACACGTGGCCTGTTTGCAGTTCAGAGTTGTGGAGCTGGATTGTGGGCCTTGCTTATAGATCCAGTTTTTAAAGCTGACCAAGTGTATGCACAGCAAAAGTGGAGCTGGTTTCATTGCTTAATAGCCGCTGGGTActtcttgtttgaaaatgtagtttTTCATGTGTCTAACATTGTTTTCAGGATATTTGATGTGTTCAATGTAGTTCATCATTTATTTGCCTTTAGTGGACTTCTTGGTCTGATAATTAACATAAAGTCTGGACACTATTTACCCCTGATGGGACTGCTACTTGAGATGAACAATCCTTCATACTGCATATCCTCTATTCTTGCAAGG ATTGGCTGTGCTCATACCCTTTTTTGGAAGGCAAACCAATGGGTAAATATTCATATGCTTCACTGCCGCATGGTCCTTATTTATCACATGTGGTGGGTGTGTATTTCCCATTGGAATGATGTAGTGGAAAATCTGGGACTTctgtattttattgtttttttcatgGGGTTAAGTACACTTACATTAATACTTAATCCATACTGGACATTCAAAACGACTCAGCGGCTCTTTGGTCCAGTTGAAAGGAAATTTCCAAATACAGCAATGAAAAATGCatcctgtgaacatttaaatagtgAAGCATTCCAAAAGAAGAGGATATAG